In the genome of Paenibacillus sp. GP183, the window TAGAGCAGCACAGCAGGGATTATCCGGTCGTCAAAAGGCAGCCATTCTTTTGATTAGTCTAGGACCTGAAGTATCCGCTCAAATCTTCAAGCATTTGCGTGAAGAAGAAATTGAGCAATTAACGTTGGAAATTGCAAATGTCAGAAAAGTCGATTCTATCGACAAAGAGTCCATCCTCTCGGAATTTCACCAAATCTGTTTGGCTCAGGAGTTTATCTCTCAAGGCGGTATCGCCTATGCCAAGGATATTTTGGAGAAAGCCTTGGGGAACCAAAAAGCGCTTGATGTGATCAATCGCTTAACGGCCACACTTCAGGTCAGGCCATTCGATTTTGCCAGAAAAGCGGACCCTGCTCAAATCTTGAACTTTATCCAGAATGAAAACTCACAAACGATCGCTCTTGTCCTTTCCTATTTACAATCCGAGCAGGCTTCCATTATTCTTTCTTCCTTGCCTCAAGAGAAGCAGGCTGATGTAGCCAAGAGAATCGCTCTCATGGACAGCACCTCGCCAGAGGTAATCAGCCAAGTGGAGCGCGTGCTTGAACAAAAGCTGTCATCGACAGTTACTCAGGATTATACGAATGCAGGCGGTATTTCTGCCATCGTGCAGATATTGAACGGGGTTGACCGAGGAACGGAAAGAACGATTCTCGATTCGCTGGAAATTCAGGATCCCGAGCTTGCTGAAGAGATCAAAAAACGGATGTTTGTTTTTGAAGACATCGTCAATGTCGACAATCGCTCCATTCAACGGATTATCCGTGATATCGAGAATGCCGATCTGCAGCTCGCACTTAAGGTTGCAAGTGAGGAAGTTCGTGAAGCGATCTTCAAGAATATGTCCAAACGTATGGCAGAAACCTTCCGGGAAGAAATGGAATTTATGGGCCCAGTTCGCTTGCGTGATGTAGAGGAAGCTCAAACCCGAATCGTTGCTACGATTCGTCGTCTGGAAGAAGCAGGCGAAATCATCATTGCTCGTGGTGGAGGAGATGATATTATTGTCTAATGTCATAAAGCCATTCGGTTATGTAGCCTTAGACGATAAGAAGCTGGTAGAGTCCATTACACCGCTTCACATTTTGCAAGGCGGCCTAATGAATCAAGATGATCCTTTAGGCCATCTAACTCAGGAGCAACGTCAAGAGCTGCACCACGCGAAGGCTATGAAGGATCAGATTCTTCAAGATGCTGAAGAATATGCAAATGAACAAATCCAGAAGACCCTGCAGGAATGTGAGATCATGCGGGAAC includes:
- the fliG gene encoding flagellar motor switch protein FliG, producing MARAAQQGLSGRQKAAILLISLGPEVSAQIFKHLREEEIEQLTLEIANVRKVDSIDKESILSEFHQICLAQEFISQGGIAYAKDILEKALGNQKALDVINRLTATLQVRPFDFARKADPAQILNFIQNENSQTIALVLSYLQSEQASIILSSLPQEKQADVAKRIALMDSTSPEVISQVERVLEQKLSSTVTQDYTNAGGISAIVQILNGVDRGTERTILDSLEIQDPELAEEIKKRMFVFEDIVNVDNRSIQRIIRDIENADLQLALKVASEEVREAIFKNMSKRMAETFREEMEFMGPVRLRDVEEAQTRIVATIRRLEEAGEIIIARGGGDDIIV